CTGCTCCTCCGAATCCTTCAACGACGACATCGCCGCGTTTGCTAAGCAGGTGAGTGACAGTGAGAGCTACAGGGCCGTCCTTCATGCACCACTTTAAACCTTGTGTTTACCAGATATGTGTTTATCAAAAAGTACTAAAATAAATCACTAATCTGGTCAATTAGTGGACCAAGAGGAGGCAGCCCGAGAGAGCCAATCACAGAGCGGACGTCAATGAAAGAATGTTTTCAGATTTGtaatcatttctttattctgtGCTGCAGATCCGATCTGAGAAGCCCATCTTTTCTTCCAATCCTGAGATCGACAACTTGGTACGATGTGAAAAACGCACAAAAATATGCACACGCCTTCTCACACGTGCGTTGTCGGATATGTGTTGATAAGAACTTTCTCCTCTCACACAGATGATCCAGGCCATCCAGGTTCTCCGCTTTCATCTGCTGGAGTTAGAGAAGGTTAgaggagcatgtgtgtgtgtgtgttagacagCAGTATAATGATATGCAGTTTACAAGCAAAACACTGCTTCACTGTACACAAGTGCACGAGAGACACGTGCACTTGTGCACGAGAGACACGTGCATCTCCCCTTTAATGTTCGCAGCACTCTTATGACCCTGCTGGCGCtgatgaatgtgaatgtgtttctgAAGGTGCACGACCTGTGCGATAACTTCTGCCATCGCTACATCACCTGTCTCAAGGGCAAAATGCCCACAGACCTCATCCTGGATGACCGGGAGGCGAGCTCCAAGTCCGACGTGGAGGACTTCACGGGTTCCTTGCACCAGCCTGTCGGAGCAGGTGAGACGAGCTGAgagtgtgcaggatgtgcacgcgtcagtgtttactgcacgacTCCTTGTTCTCTTACCTGCTGTGGGAATTCTCCATCCTCTCATGACTCCACCTCCAacatctcctccacctcttctctccctgcagaACGCATCATGGTTACGGGAGCCAGATGAATGTGCCACGACTCCCCTGGGAACACCAGGCACCTGTGGCCTGCCTTCACACAGCACTGCAGACAACTGTAGCGacataggtacacacacacacacacacacacacacacacacacacacacacacacacacacacaggaccaaTCTACAGCCATGAACttcataacaataacaacaacgtGTCTATTGGCTTCTAACTTTTTCCGAGAAGTGTTTctgacaaatgtaaaacaacataGCTGCAAAATATATTGTGCTCAGTTCAGTTGCACCCTGACAGACAGTCAAACAGTCCCTGAGATACACGTGTGCATCTGTGCAGGCGACGGTCTGGACGGAGGAGGGGCCTCCCCCAGCACAGGAGACGACGACGACTCCGACAGAGACCGGAGGAACAACAAGAAGAGGGGCATCTTCCCCAAAGTGGCCACAAACATCATGAGAGCGTGGCTCTTCCAGCACCTGTCGGTGAGAAGGCTCCGTCGTGTCATTATCACGTGGAAGTTAAATTATAACTCAATAATTAAAATCTGCAGAGCTGCAACAAAGACATAAAGCTGGTGCACCAGAGACTGATTACAGAAAGAGAGGATTCAACATcaagacaagaacagacagggggggggggcccaGTGTGTAATGGAGgtcaattaaatgaaatgataaatcGGGGATTAGGTGATTATGTGAATATGCTCGGTATTGAATAACTGTGGAAGTGATAGAAATGGAGTCAGTAATTGTTGGCAGGGTAATTAGCTGCTAAATGAGGCAGGTCAAATGTTGCTTCACTCCAAttaatacagtgtgtgtgtgtgtgtgtgtgtgtgtgtgtgtgtgtgtgtgtgtgtgtgtgtgtgtgtgtgtgtgtgagagagagattgagggCTTGCTGAGTGCAGATGTGAAGGTCATCAGTATTCACTCTGAGCTCTCTCTCACatgcattattatatttattttatatttattatcatcgTATATTCAAGCTGGAATTACTTTATGTCACTATTAGCTTCAGGAATATTCTCTTGTTGATCCACAAGCATTCAGTCACGTTTGTAAAACGCTTCACTCGTGAGTCGGTTTTGATTTCTTCCCCTCTCGCTCTGTGTGTCCCCTCCCAGCACCCGTACCCGTCTgaggagcagaagaagcagcTGTCCCTGGACACGGGACTGACCATCTTACAGGTCAACAACTGGTCAGTGCACTCTCAATCGATACACTAATTCTGCCCTGTGGCTTATTAATAATCACTTAAAGCGTCATGTTTAAACGTACAGCGGCGGCAGCACGGCTGTTGGCACGTCAATACCACATCGCTGTGGTGCTGTGGTGCACAAATCACCAGCATCCATGTTCTATAAGTCACATCTTTTGCTTTTTGTGCATATTTTGTGCAAATAAATGTCAGTTAAATAAAAGGTTGCGCTTTAACAAGACTTTTAGAGAAGACTATGATCTACTTTattagagagagaagaagaaatgtccTGCTAAGCATTTTTTCCTGACGCTGCAGCAGCACAGGAAAATCCACTTGGTGTCCATGAAACAGAATAGCAAATCAATGTCCAATAATCAGATGGTTTACAGCCGCTGTTCACTCCCCAGGCACACATGTATCTGCacgggtaacacacacacacacacacacacacacacacacatctgaatgtTACATTTCTGCACCTCAGATATCGACACAGAACCAGAAAGTCTGTGTTACATGTTAAACAATAGATTTAGTAATTTGATAACTTGCATGTTGTTCTTGGTGCTcctctgcagcagacacacacagtgacccGATCAATGGCGATCAATCAATTATCACATGGCGATCAATACCTGCTCCGCCCTAACGTTGATTTACTCTGCCCCCTGAAACGGGTTAAGTGGTTGTAAAATGCAAAAGGTTAATAGTCTCCCGGTCAGCCTTTTTCTTCATTAACCGGTGGCCTggtgcatctctctctctctctctctctctctctctctctctctctctctctctctctctctctctctctctctctctctctctttatgtctctctccCCGTATAGGTTCATCAACGCCAGGAGGAGAATAGTTCAGCCGATGATTGACCAGTCAAATCGCTCAGGTCGGTGTTTATAAATCCGTCAGCTGGCCGgtcacaactgtgtgtgtgtatacgagtgtgtgtgttgtgtgtttgtgtctgacgGTGTGCGTTGTCTCACAGGTCAGGGTGGTCCTTACAGCCCAGAGGGAGCAGCTCTCGGGGGCTACGGGCTTGACGGACAGGCTCACCTCGGGCTCCGAACAGCaggtacagtatatatatatacatgtttcaTCAAATCTGAGTTCCATTGTTGACCACGAGCACGCCAACGAGCCAGACTGCTGCACGTTCCTTCATGTAGTCTCTTGTTACTCagcacaccgtcctgctgccggATCACTGCACCAAACGTgcattaatccgccgctgaaaatagtcctaTATCTTGACAATAAGGAAAATATAGAACATTACCAGCTTATCTTTTAAACCTTTGAGTCGATCACAAACACAGTTACTACTGAGTAATGTGGGGGATATAGAGtcatcataaataaaacaataaaatatgaatatttatactCTGTTTAATcccttctgtgtttctttttaaatactatggatataaataaataacagcgTAAGTTAAGAGTGTTAGAGGTGGTTTCTGTACAGACTCCTACACAGCCTTCCACAACTCTCCATGTTTGctgtaatgtaaacatgttttaatgattAATGACTGACCTTTAAAGGAACAATCTGTGATTTAAATGTGCAGCCGACCACTAAAAATCCCACATTAGAGGTTTTTGCTGTCACATTGGAAATATGAACATCTCCCCGTGTCTCCCCGCCAGGTCTGCAGGGGATGTCTTCTCTGCAGGGTGACTACCCCGGCGCTCTACTGTCCCAACCAGGCTACCCTCATCACCCGGGTACCTCCCTCCACCCCTACCCGGGCCCACACCCCCACCCCGCCATGCTGCTCCACCCGCCGCCACATGCACACCCCTCAGAGCCGCTCCTCGCCCAGGGACTGGACATACATGCACACTAGTTGTGGGGGGAGTCggagtgtgtgcttgtgtgtgtgtgtgtgtgtgtgtgtgtgtgtgtgtgtgtgtgtgtgtgtgtgtgtgtgtgtgtgtgtgtgtgtgagggcaaATTACTGTATGAAggagtgtgagtttgtgtgtgtgtgagagatgatgtgtgtgtaatgactCTGAACTGAAcactatttaaagaaaaaaaagacacattactCTAAAGTTTACATTCCCCACTGAAAGACACTGACCTCAATGTAGCTGttccgctcacacacacacacacacacacacacacacacacacacacacacacacacacacacacacacacacacacacagtctggacCCACAGGTTTAAGCCATACCTCTTTCAGAGTATAAGTGCTTCCTCCTCTCCTAATGTCTCCACTGTGTCCTGTGGGTGAGACACATGCTTTAAACTACACTTCCCATCATGCATCTGAACCACAGGAAGACCGATGAATATTTAGTCCCCAGACTTTGCAAGAGCACACGGACGTTACTGGATGGGACTTGATCCTGTGAGCACGCCTTCTTCACTTCACCCTGTCTTCCTGCATGACACGTTGACtgtcaaagacacacacatacacacacacacacacaccttcacacacactttacttaaagctgaatttgagttttttcttagtctatttttgtatttatgcgTGCCACTCCGGATGCAGCTTCACGTGAGCTTGTTGAAATATTAGTGCTCTTCCTCAGCATGAAGCTAAAACACTATGAATGACTTCCAGTCTGCCTCGCTCTCGTACCACTGACCTCCTTAAGACGCCAACAGGCGTCCGTTACCTTAGGTTCTTTcctacacacacgcaaacatacacacacatatagcaACACTGAAAGccatctctacacacacacacacacacacacacacacacacacacacacacacacacacacacacacacacacacacaatgttccGTAAGCATTtctatttctttgtgtttgtgtcacagcGGTGTGTGAGGGGAGCTGCAGCCAAAGGACTCTTTAAACATTCGGCTCCCTCTCCACCGCACGCTGAAACGTTTCTGAATGATGATGGGAGATACcgttaaagtattaaaatgttttttttgtaagaCTTGTCACTGGtcgtctgtttgtgtgtgttgtctgattCTATCTGCGGTGCAGGAGTGTCCCATGTTTATACTTCATGACTGGTTTGAactatttaaatgaaagaaGTCAACATGCGTACTGAGTTGCAGCTCCACGGAGATATTGGGATTAAATGTACAACATATTAGGATTCTACTTGTATCTTGTGTTAAAAGGACGAGTAAGTATTAATGTATTATACACAAACTGCAAATAAAAACGTTGTTAGTTAGTTGCACGTACAAGTACTACTAACCTGCGTGTCACCGTGTAATGCCTGTGAGGATTAGTACGTAGTTATAGTATTTAGAAACTGAAAGTTTGGTTCAGAAAcacaaaacttttattttgaggtTCTGTTTGACTTTCAGCTCTTAACTTTTATAATCCATGTGTTTCTTTCACTCTTCTCGACCTACTGCTCTTACATCAGGATGAACCCCTTGAGATGCACCGAGGGGgggtaaataaaatatatatgtcgTAAAGACGCTTAATACATTTCACTCACGACTTCCCAAACACAAGCAAAGTCAAAAACCTGGCGGCGGAAATGATTAAAAACGTTGTGTGTTCATAAACAATAATCCACACGACCGTCAAAGCCACTCGCTTTTAAAAGGACCCTTTCTTGACAAATAGGACaatctacttcctgtttccaaTCATAAGTCACGTCCTGACGGAGGCCTCAGGCTGCAGATCTGTCACACGgagtaccacacacacatttagtcttTAACGCTTCGTAGCCCGTGTTCCCGTCCTCTTCCATAACCttcacctcttcttctctgagCTACATCCTTTTAGTCGTAAAGCACACATCCACCTTTTGCCACCCGACATCCACCCACAGCACCCCATCACCCTGCCCCCATTCGGCCTGGAGCGGGAGGGGGTCAGGGGCCAGAGTTCGAACAGAGGTCAACAGGAAATGGCTGTTCTCCCTGGCACACAGGTCCTGACCTCAGCACTCCACTCTTCATTTCTCTTTGTCCCTCCACACATTCACGCTCACGTTGGTCAGgacgctcctctctctctctcacaacaTTTAACATCTCTTCAAGTCAGCGTAAAGTGTTCCTGTACCAGCGTGACCTCTGAGGATAGTAACCTGAACTCTGCTTTACCACAAAGCTCcaaatattatttctttttatgaCAAGACGAAACTCCGCCAGGGGCGTAAAGTCTCGACTTCCTACTTAGTGACTGTCGTACACAGATGGACATAAATATAATCACCTGGCAAAGAACTCAAAGCGGCTTCTGTGAAGATCCCTCTGAGCAACAGTTcaataagaaaagaagaaatcagGAAGCTTAGCATCACGACGTCTGCAGATTGACACAGGTTCTTGTTTCTGTGTCAAGTGCACAATAAGGCCTAAAACAGTTCGTGAAGGTTTAGCACTGTTAGAACTGGATCAGGGAATATCAGCTGAACATATAATGTGAACAAACTCCAGTTTAAACCTCTTCAATCAAACTGCAGAGGgcagtaatatataatatatataatgatataatataaaatatatattatatataatatatattaatacatattatttatattatatataatataatataatatatattaatacatatattatatattatatataatataaataatatgtattaatatatattatatatttatattataatatataatacatattaatatattatatataatatatattaatacatattaatattaatatatatatgtattaatatatataatattatatatatatatataatattatatatatatatatatatatatatatatatatatatatatatatatatatatatatatatatatatatatatatatatatatataagtatattgaTTCTCTGCAGCTATTTGAAATCAACAATCCTAACATGTCTGATCCTGCAACATCACAAGCTGTGCTGGGATCTCTGCAGGATaatcaacaacacacactgtcttcATAGCTCAGTGTGCAGCCCTCTCTGTAACTCACGGCTTGTTATTGGTTCAGACAGATCAGCTGTCTTTCTCACCAACACAGACTCTATGAGACGGTGAGAATCACACTGCATACAATCTGCCTTTGTGTTGATCATTAAAAAGCAGAGGGTAAACCAGAGGGGGAGCTTGCATGTGTTGtgtgcttcagtgtgtgtgtgtgtgtgtgcggtggaTAGAAGAGAACAACTTCAGAAGAAACAGGTGGAAGGATTCTGCAGAAGTTCATTTCAGTGTCGTGCAGCTCCATTGCAGCACCTGTAGGATGATATATGCTGCACTCAGTGTTGTTTTGCTTCACTCTTTATCACGTCTCCATCATTTCACTCCATCAAGACTCCTACTGGTTTGAATTTGACCATTTGGTCTATTGAAGCAAAATGAATACACATGTgtgatgtgaaaatgtgcaCGCCTGCGTGTGTCGGCgcatgaatatgtgtgtgcataaatatgtacatttccatttttaacataaagtgtgtgtctgtgggaggGGGGTGGGTTTCTCTGGTGGTCGTTAATCATTCAATTACACACCTGTCAGAGTTCAGACaagtgggagagagggaggggagggggagaaagagagggagggggagagaaagggaaaggaatGGGGGAATGCGGCGGGAAaggatgaagagcaggagaggaactgaatgacagagagaagggatgAAGAAGGAGCAGGAGGGTTAGAAGGAGAATGGGGGAAAGTGTTATTGTGTCGTAGTGTGTGAACGTGGCGGAGGCAAGCTGTCGGCCGGCCGCAGCCTCTGAAAGGCCgcagtaaacacaaagacacttaAATGTGTCATCGAGAGCACACGGCTGGGCCAAACCTTCATCCAACCTGATCCAAGACGATCACTGAGCTCAGAGGGAAGCAGTGCAAAGCGTCTTCAGAGCCACAATGTGAGCGTCAGGTGACCCCTGAAGCTCAGCAATACAATAAAGTTCACATTCAACATGAAATGTTACGTTTAAAAACTCACATACTTCTAATTACTGAGAGCACCGGTTACAGTCTGCTGTATTCTGCAGTTTATAAGTTTACTAGATATTAATGTGCTTTACTCTTTGTACTAACAGGAAATAATAACAGACAAGCATTAGTGGAGACAATATTAAAGTGTTTACTTCACAAGTAGCAATACTGCtgtaagaaaatacataaagtaaaattctttattctttctttctttattatttattattattattattattattattattattatagtattattaagatattaattattataataaaaataataaaaatacacaaaattcagaaagaaattgctccTGTGATATTATAATGgttttacaattattattattattattattattattattattattattattattattattattattattgctattatttctattatttctattattattactatatgtattattgttattgttattattattactatatttattattgttattattattactactatatttattattattgttattattattattattattactacatttatatttattataattataattattactatatttattattattatattactatatttattattatatgtattattattagtattattagtattattattattatcattattatcattattattattattattattattatcattattattattattattattattatattactatatttattattatatgtattattaatagtattattagtattattattatcattattattattattattattattattatcattattattattattattattattattattattattattattattattattattattattatcattattattattattattattattactatatttattatatttataagtattagtattattagtattattattattatcattattattattattattactatatttattattatatttataagtattagtattattagtattattattattatattactatatttattattatatgtattattaatagtattattagtattattatcattattattattattattattattattatcattattattattattattattattattactatatttattattatattattattattattatcattattattattattattattattattattattattattactatatttattattatatttattagtattattattatcattattattattagtattattattattatcattactgATGTGTGGgctgtgttttactgttgtagttgaTCGAGGTGGAGTTTATTTAAACTACTTTGTATAgtagtagaaatataaagtagccaGATGTGGCAGGTAACTAGAATGTGTAATACAGAATATTCAGTactggagtaaatgtacttcgttaCATTGCACCACTGAAGACGAGCAACAACACTCGTCTTACTGAgactgaagagaagaagaagaactcatCTGTAGTCTTTGGAAAAAGTCatatttttcttaaaatatCGGAttaatttctaaaaataaaataaaaatgaaataataataaagatatgtGACAgtattctgatattttatacttttctttCTCAGATCTTTTTACCAAAATCTGCATTTTGTGTCTCGACTGATAAAAGTGTTAAGAGGTCATTTCTGATCCTCTCTTATTCTCCCTCCACACAGTGTGTGTAgaagtgtttgtatatgtgaGCAGCCCCCCCGACACTTAATCTTCTGATAAAGtaagagaggtgtgtgtgtgtgtgtgtgtgtgtgtgtgtgtgtgttgcagtctcCATGTTTAGCTGCAGTACCTCGAATGCCTCAGGCCACAGCCATctgtgccccctcccctcctcctctcctcctccccctcctcattTCACATgcgcacaaatacacacactcctcttctcctccctgcgTGCCCCTCCTCCACTGCCGCCACCACTGCCATATATGTAATTTATGACCGTGGTGAGTGCgttacacacactc
This genomic interval from Cottoperca gobio chromosome 13, fCotGob3.1, whole genome shotgun sequence contains the following:
- the meis3 gene encoding LOW QUALITY PROTEIN: homeobox protein Meis3 (The sequence of the model RefSeq protein was modified relative to this genomic sequence to represent the inferred CDS: deleted 1 base in 1 codon) — protein: MEKRYEELVHYSGSEGMSMGGYVDDVRTLPPPHYGPTIPDSLKHHKDQIYGHPLFPLLALVFEKCELATCSPRDSASLSITSLSASSHLQGMTNHSDVCSSESFNDDIAAFAKQIRSEKPIFSSNPEIDNLMIQAIQVLRFHLLELEKVHDLCDNFCHRYITCLKGKMPTDLILDDREASSKSDVEDFTGSCTSLSEQNASWLREPDECATTPLGTPGTCGLPSHSTADNCSDIGDGLDGGGASPSTGDDDDSDRDRRNNKKRGIFPKVATNIMRAWLFQHLSHPYPSEEQKKQLSLDTGLTILQVNNWFINARRRIVQPMIDQSNRSGQGGPYSPEGAALGGYGLDGQAHLGLRTAGLQGMSSLQGDYPGALLSQPGYPHHPGTSLHPYPGPHPHPAMLLHPPPHAHPSEPLLAQGLDIHAH